The sequence GCGTCCGGAGGTAGCTCATAGTGTCAGTGCGCACGAGCCAGGTGGCATCAGTATGACTGGTCTCTCCCTTTCTCCTGGCGGCATCTAGGTTCGGGGTCTCCAGGTAACGAGTGTCATAACGGTTGTTCTCGATGATCCAGCGGATCATCGCCAGCGCGAGCGCCAGGTCACCGCCGGGCTTCACTGGTACCCATTTCCACGCCTTGGCCGCGCTCCTGGACAGTCGGGGGTCAATCACGGCGATCTTCAAGTCCCCTCTGATAAGACCCCGAGTAACCAACTCCGCCATCGGCGTGACGCCGAAATTCGCCTCAGCGAAGCCAGTGCCCCAGAAGATGATGAACTCGGAGTTAATGTGGTCCGGCTTGAAGTGGACAGGACCCCGGGTCATCTCCTTCGTAGCAACGAAGATGCTCAGTTCGCAGATGGATGTGTGAGGGAAGAAGTTGACCGAACCGAGCGCTCCGTGAACGAAGCGTTTGGCGAAATCCGAGCGCGTCCGATTGATCCGGCCCGGCATGAAGACAAACCGGTTGTTCTTGGGACCGAGGTCCGGATGGTCTGGATCAATCAGCACATTCAGATTGGCTGCGTGCTTGGCCTTGAACTCCGCCACCGTCATCTGGCCTTTTCTGATGAGATCAACGTCAGCGGCCATCTGCTTGGCGACATTGGGATCACGCAGAGCGTAGACGTCCTTGAGACCGGGCACAGGACCCTCGCCGAACAGATCGCCCCCGTTGACGATCTCCTTCACAGCCTGGCGAAAATCAATTGTCTGCCACTGGCCGCTGCCCCGGGGCCCGACGCGCTTGAGCACTTTGATGACGCGGTATGGGTCGTAGTGCGTCTGAACGCCCGCCTGTCCCCTGGGGCACAATTTTCCATCAATAAGAGCTGCCTGAACCGGGGACGTGTCGTAAGAGAGGTTAGGGTAAAATTGCTTGGCGCTATACGGATTCCCGTCTATCTTCACCACGACACCGTCCTGGACCTTGACCTTCAAAGGGCAGCGGATCTGGCATTGCAGACAGGTGGTGTAGAGAATGTTTTCTGGCCGAGCCAGCTCATAACCTTCGGTGAGGCTGCTCTCGCGAGCGGTGGCCAGGCAGGACAGCCGATCCATGTAGCTGGCCCAGAGTGCGGACCCTCCAAACAAAGCGGCACTTTGCAGCAAGGTTCGGCGACTAAGCTGAAGACCCTTTCGCTCACTACCGTTATTCTCCATGGCTCGATTCATAGCTTTCCCCTCCTTCATCGGTGACACACGCTGCAAGATAAGAGCTGCTTTACACCGGGAATTTCGTCCTCGATATAGTAAACCCGCGGTTGGGTGCGGGCGCTTTCCTTGACCCGAAAGACTTTGTGCGTGGCGAGCAATTCGGAGACCAGGCTCTGAGGATCATTCTTGTCCCCGAAATACATGGCGCGGCCCACGCAGGTCGTGACGCACGCCGGCAGCATTCCGGCATTCAGCCGGTGCAAGCAAAAATGACACTTGCGTCCAGCGCCAGCAGGTAATTGACCACCGGATCGAGCATATTCGCTTTCATACTCGTTAAACCGACGGGTTTCGTAGGGTTGCGTTGAGCCGGGCGTGTCGCGCGTGTAGAAATTCCCATAATCGTAATAGAGAGCAGTGTATGGACAGGCCCGCCGGG is a genomic window of Blastocatellia bacterium containing:
- a CDS encoding 4Fe-4S dicluster domain-containing protein — encoded protein: ENELARMQQDLRRALEKPVAERSWIMVIDPRRCIGCQACVVSCKAENVTPPGVSYRTVPELEVGLYPNVNRFFMPTNCMQCDNPPCMRAAPTGAITKRPDGIVVIDYTKFTSREGFEAARRACPYTALYYDYGNFYTRDTPGSTQPYETRRFNEYESEYARSGGQLPAGAGRKCHFCLHRLNAGMLPACVTTCVGRAMYFGDKNDPQSLVSELLATHKVFRVKESARTQPRVYYIEDEIPGVKQLLSCSVCHR